The following are from one region of the Silene latifolia isolate original U9 population chromosome 9, ASM4854445v1, whole genome shotgun sequence genome:
- the LOC141599939 gene encoding membrane metalloprotease ARASP, chloroplastic-like yields MVINISVTSPPSSFSFTKLIHAKSSSFLFNQKPKYGISKHVSSSSRHKFGTHKEACFGTDIRPLKKKPNSLVCNAFDIGGPQSVIEAAAVLTAIIVVHESGHFLAAYLQGIHVSKFAIGFGPILAKFNSNNVEYSIRAFPLGGFVGFPDNDPDSEIPVDDENLLKNRPIIDRILVVSAGVFANIVFAFFIIFAQVLFVGLPVQEAYTGVLVPDVSPFSAASRDGLLSGDVILSVNGTELSTTGPRTVSDVVDVIKKNPNTKVLLRIGRAGQEVDLNVTPDRNSDGTGKIGVQLSPNVILKKLRPSNVLQALSFTGKEFWGLSSNVINSLKLTFFNFSQSAEKFSGPIAIIAVGAQVARSNIDGLYQFAAVLNINLAVINLLPLPALDGGSLALILVEAARGGKKLPIEVEQGIMSSGIMLVLFLGIYLIVRDTLNLDFIKEML; encoded by the coding sequence ATGGTCATAAATATCTCAGTTACCTCTCCACCTTCATCATTTTCCTTCACTAAACTCATCCATGCCAAATCATCAAGTTTTTTATTTAATCAAAAACCAAAATATGGAATTTCAAAACACGTTTCATCGAGTTCAAGGCACAAGTTTGGGACACATAAGGAAGCGTGTTTTGGAACGGATATCCGACCTTTGAAGAAGAAACCAAACAGTTTGGTATGTAATGCGTTTGATATCGGTGGTCCTCAATCTGTTATTGAAGCTGCTGCTGTGCTTACTGCTATTATCGTTGTTCATGAAAGTGGTCATTTTTTAGCTGCTTATCTTCAAGGAATACATGTAAGTAAATTTGCAATTGGGTTTGGTCCAATTTTGGCTAAATTTAATTCAAACAATGTGGAATATTCGATTAGAGCTTTTCCACTTGGTGGTTTTGTTGGGTTTCCTGATAATGATCCTGATAGTGAAATTCCTGTAGATGATGAAAATCTTCTCAAGAACAGACCAATCATTGACCGTATTCTAGTTGTTTCAGCTGGTGTGTTTGCCAACATCGTTTTTGCTTTCTTCATAATATTTGCTCAAGTCTTGTTTGTTGGTTTGCCTGTGCAAGAGGCCTATACTGGTGTGCTTGTGCCGGATGTCAGCCCATTCTCAGCTGCCTCCCGAGATGGTTTACTATCTGGGGATGTTATATTATCTGTCAATGGCACCGAGTTATCCACAACTGGGCCTCGCACGGTTTCAGATGTTGTTGACGTTATCAAGAAAAACCCCAATACGAAAGTGTTGCTTAGAATTGGGAGGGCAGGTCAGGAAGTTGATCTCAATGTTACCCCTGACCGAAATTCTGATGGCACTGGTAAAATTGGAGTTCAATTGTCTCCTAATGTAATTCTCAAGAAGCTTAGGCCAAGTAATGTATTGCAGGCTCTCAGCTTTACAGGAAAAGAATTCTGGGGCTTGTCTTCTAATGTGATTAACAGTCTAAAACTCACTTTTTTCAACTTCTCACAGTCAGCTGAGAAGTTTTCAGGTCCGATTGCTATCATCGCAGTTGGGGCTCAAGTTGCTAGATCAAATATTGACGGCCTTTACCAATTTGCTGCTGTTCTGAATATCAATCTTGCTGTCATTAATCTACTTCCTTTGCCAGCATTAGATGGGGGTTCTCTAGCTTTGATACTTGTGGAAGCGGCCAGGGGAGGGAAGAAGCTTCCTATTGAAGTGGAGCAGGGGATAATGTCGTCTGGTATCATGCTTGTCTTGTTTCTTGGCATCTATCTCATTGTTCGGGATACACTTAATCTTGATTTTATCAAGGAGATGTTATGA